Below is a genomic region from Variovorax sp. J2L1-78.
ATGGCCTGAAGCACATCGACGTGATGAAGGCCTTCAACGACGATCCGGACACCGACGCGGTCATCATGATCGGCGAAATCGGCGGCCCGGACGAAGCCGACGCGGCCCGCTGGTGCAAGCTGAACATGAAGAAGCCGGTCGTCGGCTTCATCGCCGGTGTCACGGCGCCTCCGGGCAAGCGCATGGGCCACGCCGGCGCGCTGATCTCGGGCGGTGCCGACACGGCCGATGCCAAGCTCGCCATCATGGAAGAGTCGGGCTTCACCGTGACGCGCAACTTCTCGGAACTGGCCAAGCTGCTCAAGGCCAAGCTGTAAGACTCGCGTCCCATCGCCACACACAAACGAAGAGCGCTCGCAATCCATATTGCGGGCGCTTTTTCTATACATAACAGTGGAATAGAGACATGGAACTCCTTCAAAGCGCCGACTTCTGGATCGGCCTGATCAAGATTGTCTGGATCAACATCATTCTTTCGGGCGACAACGCGGTGGTGATCGCGCTGGCCGCCCGCTCGCTGCCGCCCGCGCAGCAGAAAAAAGCCGTGCTCTTCGGCTCGGGTGCGGCCGTGGTGCTGCGCATCGTGCTGACCGTGGTGGCGGCCAAGCTGCTCGCGCTGCCCTTCCTGCAGGTCGTCGGCGGCCTGCTGCTGCTGTGGATCGGCCTGCAACTGCTGGGCGACGAGGAAGAGGGCGAAGGCGAGAGCAAGGAATACGGCAGCCTCATGGCCGCCGTTCGCACCATCCTGATCGCCGACCTGGTGATGAGCCTGGACAACGTGATCGCTGTGGCGGCCGCGGCACAAGGCGACACCACGCTGCTGATCCTGGGCCTGGCCATCAGCATTCCCTTGGTGATTTTCGGCAGCACGCTCATGATTAAGCTGATGGAACGTTTCCCCATCATCGTGATGCTCGGTGCGGCACTCATCGGCTGGGTCGGTGGCGAGACCATCGTCAGCGATGTCTTCCTGCGCGATGTGCTGGCCGCCAACCCGTGGCTCCACTATGCGGCGGCGGCTGCCGGCGCCGCTTTCGTGGTGTTCGTCGGGCGCTGGCTCGGGCGCCGCGCTGCCCACGGGCCTGCA
It encodes:
- a CDS encoding TerC family protein, with protein sequence MELLQSADFWIGLIKIVWINIILSGDNAVVIALAARSLPPAQQKKAVLFGSGAAVVLRIVLTVVAAKLLALPFLQVVGGLLLLWIGLQLLGDEEEGEGESKEYGSLMAAVRTILIADLVMSLDNVIAVAAAAQGDTTLLILGLAISIPLVIFGSTLMIKLMERFPIIVMLGAALIGWVGGETIVSDVFLRDVLAANPWLHYAAAAAGAAFVVFVGRWLGRRAAHGPAH